In Salinisphaera sp. LB1, one genomic interval encodes:
- a CDS encoding FMN-binding glutamate synthase family protein: MLGHPRALYLIYLLFTTAVTVVLAILAPTGLWIAAILVALAILGAMDLRSQHNVLRNFPIIGHLRYMMEFLRPELRQYFFESETSGRPFNREQREVIYKRARGEPDTSPFGTMRDFEDAGFSFSQHSMAPKTLDAAHARITIGNSQCAQPYSSSRLNISAMSFGSLSGNAVGAMNRGAKLGNFAQDTGEGAISDYHREHGGDLIWEIASAYFGCRHKDGSFNADEFAEKANTEQVKMIEIKISQGAKPAHGGLLPGKKVTAEIARVRQIEQGRDCQSPATHPEFDTPRGLLEFMQKLRELTHGKPVGFKLCLGHQHEFMGICKAMLETGITPDFITVDGAEGGTGAAPTEFEDFIGTYINEALPIVNNCLRGIGLRDDIVVIASGKVAMGYDMVVKLALGADMCNAARGFMFSTGCIQSRRCHTDTCPTGVATQDPRRAKALEVMGKSLQVRNFHDATIKSFMDITGALGVSSPEELAPIHVYHRPQYGPAETYEQMHPTVAPGDFLNDRIPDAYRRDWQRARADAF; this comes from the coding sequence ATGCTAGGACATCCCCGCGCGCTCTACTTGATCTATCTGCTGTTCACCACGGCGGTCACCGTGGTGCTGGCGATCCTGGCACCCACAGGGTTATGGATCGCGGCGATCCTGGTGGCGCTGGCGATTCTCGGGGCGATGGATTTGCGCTCGCAACACAACGTGTTGCGCAATTTTCCCATCATCGGCCATCTGCGCTACATGATGGAATTCCTGCGCCCTGAGCTGCGCCAGTACTTCTTCGAATCCGAGACCAGCGGACGGCCGTTCAACCGCGAACAGCGCGAAGTCATCTACAAGCGCGCGCGGGGCGAACCCGATACCTCGCCCTTTGGCACCATGCGCGACTTCGAGGATGCGGGCTTTTCGTTCTCGCAGCACTCGATGGCGCCCAAGACGCTGGACGCGGCGCATGCGCGTATCACCATTGGCAACAGCCAGTGTGCCCAGCCCTACAGCTCCTCGCGTCTGAATATCTCGGCAATGAGTTTTGGTTCCCTGTCGGGCAACGCCGTGGGCGCGATGAACCGCGGTGCCAAGCTTGGCAACTTCGCCCAGGATACCGGTGAGGGCGCAATAAGCGACTATCATCGCGAACACGGGGGCGACCTGATCTGGGAGATCGCGTCGGCCTATTTCGGCTGCCGGCACAAGGACGGGTCGTTCAACGCCGACGAGTTCGCCGAGAAGGCGAATACCGAGCAGGTGAAGATGATCGAGATCAAGATCTCGCAGGGCGCCAAGCCGGCCCACGGCGGCCTGCTGCCGGGCAAGAAGGTGACCGCCGAGATCGCCCGGGTCCGTCAGATCGAACAGGGCCGGGACTGCCAGTCGCCCGCCACCCATCCCGAGTTCGACACGCCCCGGGGCCTGCTTGAGTTCATGCAGAAGCTGCGCGAGCTCACCCACGGCAAGCCGGTGGGCTTCAAGCTATGTCTGGGTCATCAGCACGAGTTCATGGGCATCTGCAAGGCGATGCTCGAGACCGGAATCACGCCGGACTTCATCACCGTGGACGGTGCCGAGGGCGGGACCGGGGCGGCCCCCACCGAGTTCGAGGACTTCATCGGCACTTACATCAACGAGGCGCTGCCGATTGTGAACAACTGCCTACGTGGTATCGGGTTGCGCGACGATATCGTCGTCATCGCCAGCGGCAAGGTGGCGATGGGCTACGACATGGTGGTCAAGCTCGCGCTCGGTGCCGACATGTGCAATGCGGCGCGTGGCTTCATGTTTTCCACCGGCTGCATCCAGTCGCGGCGCTGCCATACCGATACCTGTCCGACCGGCGTCGCGACCCAGGACCCTCGCCGCGCGAAGGCGCTGGAGGTGATGGGCAAGTCGCTGCAGGTGCGCAACTTCCATGATGCGACGATCAAGTCGTTCATGGACATCACCGGCGCGCTGGGGGTCTCATCGCCGGAAGAGCTCGCGCCGATCCATGTCTATCACCGGCCGCAATACGGTCCGGCCGAGACCTACGAACAAATGCATCCGACGGTCGCCCCGGGCGATTTTCTCAACGACCGGATTCCCGATGCCTACCGGCGCGACTGGCAGCGCGCCCGTGCCGATGCGTTCTGA
- a CDS encoding gamma-glutamyl-gamma-aminobutyrate hydrolase family protein produces MSRPRIAVTGKASRWAPGWWCAGLAIVLAGGRPVRATPNRPWPARIDGIVIGGGDDIATDWYAAAVETDRGTDRVRDAFELAAIRSARAAHRPILGICRGAQLLNVAAGGSLHTDITARRRATSARVNPLPCKPIAIRSASGLARLVGARRARVNGLHHQAMARLGTGLRVTARDADGFVQAIEDHDTGAPIVGVQWHPEYLIYQRTSRRLFVALVTAARQAGR; encoded by the coding sequence ATGAGCCGGCCGCGGATCGCCGTGACCGGCAAGGCCAGCCGGTGGGCGCCAGGCTGGTGGTGTGCGGGCCTTGCGATCGTGCTCGCGGGCGGGCGGCCGGTGCGCGCCACGCCGAATCGCCCCTGGCCGGCCCGGATCGATGGCATCGTGATCGGCGGCGGTGACGATATCGCGACCGACTGGTACGCCGCGGCTGTCGAGACCGATCGGGGCACGGATCGGGTGCGCGATGCGTTCGAGCTCGCGGCGATCCGGAGCGCTCGCGCCGCACATCGACCGATTCTCGGCATCTGCCGCGGCGCACAGCTGCTCAACGTCGCCGCCGGCGGCAGCCTGCACACTGATATAACGGCCCGGCGCCGGGCCACCTCGGCGCGGGTGAACCCGCTACCCTGCAAGCCAATTGCGATCCGCTCGGCCTCCGGCCTGGCTCGGCTGGTGGGCGCGCGGCGGGCCCGGGTCAATGGGCTTCATCATCAGGCGATGGCGCGGCTCGGGACGGGCCTGAGGGTCACCGCACGCGATGCCGACGGCTTTGTGCAGGCAATCGAGGATCACGACACAGGCGCGCCGATCGTCGGCGTGCAATGGCACCCAGAGTACTTGATCTACCAACGAACGTCGCGCCGGCTGTTCGTAGCCCTGGTCACCGCAGCACGCCAGGCCGGGCGATAA
- a CDS encoding CsbD family protein, whose product MTQSSDKWEGRWERVKGKAREHFGRLTDDDVAQARGKRENLLGKIQEKYGETKEKAEEMLKDFERRHF is encoded by the coding sequence ATGACGCAATCCAGTGATAAATGGGAAGGTCGTTGGGAACGAGTCAAAGGCAAGGCCCGTGAGCATTTTGGTCGTCTGACCGATGACGACGTGGCACAGGCGCGCGGCAAGCGCGAGAACCTGCTCGGCAAGATCCAGGAAAAATACGGCGAGACCAAGGAAAAGGCCGAGGAAATGCTCAAGGACTTCGAGCGCCGCCATTTCTAG
- a CDS encoding glutaminyl-peptide cyclotransferase, whose translation MLLALLPAVGHAGPPPIETARPLARLPHDRSAFTEGLLISRGVLYESTGDYGHSDVRRVNLANGRILARHALPDRYFGEGLARFGNRLYQLTWKSGTGFVYDADTLRPIRRFHYAGEGWGLTRCGRQLVMSNGSATLQFVDPSDFSVRHRLPVTEHGRPVTHLNELETIDGLIWANVWLTDDIVRIDPLDGHVVDRIDASALADAMPESVDVLNGIAYDARRDRVYITGKYWPVLFRIAPPPVPEAADQNASARARCQSRR comes from the coding sequence ATGCTCTTGGCACTGCTTCCGGCGGTCGGCCATGCGGGCCCGCCGCCGATCGAGACGGCGCGGCCGCTGGCACGACTGCCGCATGATCGCTCGGCCTTCACGGAAGGCCTGCTGATCAGCCGCGGGGTGCTCTACGAGAGCACGGGCGATTACGGTCATTCGGACGTCCGTCGCGTGAATCTGGCGAACGGCCGGATTCTGGCCCGGCACGCGTTGCCGGATCGATATTTCGGCGAAGGCCTGGCCAGGTTCGGCAACCGGCTGTATCAGCTGACCTGGAAATCCGGCACCGGCTTTGTCTACGACGCGGACACCCTTCGCCCGATCCGGCGGTTTCATTACGCCGGCGAGGGTTGGGGGCTGACCCGCTGCGGCAGGCAACTGGTGATGAGCAACGGCTCCGCCACGCTGCAGTTCGTCGATCCTTCGGATTTCAGCGTCCGGCACCGCCTGCCCGTGACCGAGCACGGCCGGCCGGTCACGCATCTCAACGAACTGGAGACGATCGACGGGCTGATCTGGGCCAATGTCTGGCTCACCGACGACATCGTGCGCATCGACCCGCTCGACGGGCATGTGGTCGACCGGATCGATGCATCGGCGCTTGCCGACGCCATGCCGGAGTCGGTGGACGTGCTCAACGGCATTGCCTACGACGCCCGCAGGGACCGCGTCTATATCACCGGCAAGTACTGGCCCGTGCTGTTTCGGATCGCCCCACCGCCGGTGCCGGAGGCAGCCGATCAGAACGCATCGGCACGGGCGCGCTGCCAGTCGCGCCGGTAG
- the mnmE gene encoding tRNA uridine-5-carboxymethylaminomethyl(34) synthesis GTPase MnmE: MNGTTANDTIAALASAAGQAGVAVVRVSGPDVPRIARCLIGRLPEPRRAVLARFTDAAGETIDQGVALYFAAPASFTGEHVLELQGHGSPVLVDELLARLVALGARLAGPGEFSQRAFLNDKLSLDQAEAIADAIAAGSRVSARAAIRSLEGAFAREIEALVEALTRLRVYTEAAIDFPDEDDVDFLGDGAIERRLAAITEDLAALRARAVQGAGFRDGLRLVILGRPNVGKSSLLNRLARRETAIVTEIAGTTRDVLHEQLSIEGLPLTLVDTAGLRETDDPVEAEGVRRARAEIAAADRVLLVIDDQAGLTAADRALLDEMPEEMSVTVVANKADLSGQPAGPTPIAGRAGVRVAAIDGRGFEALAAHLKSLVGIEGDAEPAFVARRRHLAALDRAAAALALGRERLVVDAAGDLLAEELRLAQAALGEITGQVSSDDLLGEIFSSFCIGK, translated from the coding sequence ATGAACGGCACCACAGCCAACGACACCATCGCCGCGCTGGCGAGCGCCGCCGGCCAGGCCGGCGTGGCGGTGGTGCGGGTCTCCGGGCCCGATGTGCCACGAATCGCGCGTTGCCTGATTGGCCGGTTGCCGGAACCGCGCCGGGCCGTGCTGGCACGGTTCACGGACGCCGCCGGAGAAACCATTGATCAGGGCGTGGCGCTGTATTTCGCTGCCCCGGCCTCGTTCACCGGCGAACATGTGCTCGAGCTGCAGGGCCACGGCAGTCCAGTTCTGGTCGATGAATTGCTGGCCCGGCTGGTGGCGCTGGGTGCGCGGCTGGCCGGCCCGGGCGAGTTCTCCCAGCGCGCCTTTCTCAACGACAAGCTCAGCCTGGATCAGGCCGAGGCGATCGCCGACGCCATCGCCGCCGGCAGCCGGGTCTCGGCGCGCGCGGCGATTCGTTCGCTGGAGGGCGCTTTCGCCCGCGAGATCGAGGCGTTGGTCGAGGCGCTCACCCGGCTGCGGGTCTATACCGAAGCCGCCATCGATTTCCCCGACGAGGACGACGTCGATTTTCTCGGCGACGGCGCGATCGAACGCCGGCTCGCGGCGATCACCGAGGACCTCGCGGCCCTGCGCGCCCGTGCGGTTCAGGGCGCGGGTTTTCGCGACGGGTTGCGGCTGGTCATCCTCGGCCGGCCGAACGTGGGCAAGTCCAGCCTGCTCAACCGGCTCGCCCGGCGCGAAACGGCCATCGTCACCGAAATCGCTGGCACCACGCGCGACGTGCTGCATGAGCAGCTGTCGATCGAGGGCCTGCCGCTGACCCTGGTCGATACCGCCGGCCTGCGCGAGACCGACGATCCGGTCGAGGCCGAGGGCGTGCGCCGGGCGCGCGCCGAGATCGCCGCCGCCGACCGCGTGCTGCTGGTGATCGACGACCAGGCCGGGCTGACCGCGGCCGATCGCGCGTTGCTGGACGAGATGCCGGAGGAAATGAGTGTCACCGTGGTCGCGAACAAAGCGGATCTGTCGGGTCAGCCGGCCGGCCCGACGCCTATCGCCGGCCGCGCGGGCGTTCGCGTGGCGGCGATCGACGGTCGTGGGTTCGAGGCGTTGGCGGCCCATCTGAAGTCGCTGGTCGGCATCGAAGGTGATGCCGAGCCGGCGTTCGTGGCCCGGCGCCGGCATCTGGCCGCGCTCGATCGTGCCGCCGCGGCACTGGCCCTGGGTCGCGAGCGGCTGGTGGTTGATGCGGCGGGCGATCTGCTGGCCGAAGAGCTTCGTCTGGCCCAGGCCGCGCTGGGCGAAATCACCGGCCAGGTCAGCAGCGACGACCTGCTCGGCGAAATCTTCTCCAGTTTCTGCATCGGTAAATAA
- a CDS encoding IS110 family transposase: MNEISMDANETRIAQAVLEQRVSTVAEYGVYVGLDVHKDTIAVAVAPAGRSSTPASWGEVANKPKTIAKLVDRLTTAFDGEVILFCYEAGPCGYGLYRQLLSLGHDCQVVAPSLIPRKPGERIKTDRRDALKLATTLRSGDLTAVWVPDAEQEAMRDLTRAREDLKAIERTARQRLGAFLLRHGHVYPGKSRWTQAHFRWIERITMATPVQQIVLQEYVDTVIAAQRRVAALTGQMRQALDSWSLRPVVEALMALRGVQMITAMTVLAELGDLTRFDSPSQLMAYLGLVPSEHSSGGSRRQGSITKTGNGHVRRVLVEAAWAYRFPARKSDAIQRRAEQTSDTVQAIAWHAQKRLCGRYRHLIGAGKNTPLATTAVARELAGFIWAIACEVPVNPAVAA, from the coding sequence ATGAATGAGATTAGCATGGACGCCAATGAGACCCGGATCGCGCAGGCTGTGCTGGAACAGCGGGTGTCGACCGTCGCCGAATACGGCGTTTACGTCGGTCTAGACGTGCACAAGGACACGATTGCCGTGGCGGTCGCGCCGGCGGGACGCAGCAGTACGCCGGCCAGCTGGGGCGAGGTGGCCAACAAGCCCAAGACGATCGCCAAGCTCGTCGACCGTTTGACCACGGCTTTTGATGGCGAGGTGATCCTGTTTTGCTACGAGGCCGGGCCCTGTGGGTACGGGCTTTATCGCCAGCTCCTGAGTCTGGGCCATGATTGCCAAGTGGTGGCGCCGTCGCTGATTCCGCGCAAGCCCGGCGAGCGGATCAAGACGGATCGGCGCGATGCCCTCAAGTTGGCCACAACGCTGCGCAGCGGCGATCTGACCGCCGTGTGGGTGCCGGATGCCGAGCAGGAAGCGATGCGCGATCTCACCCGGGCGCGTGAGGATCTCAAGGCGATCGAACGCACGGCACGCCAACGCCTGGGTGCCTTCTTGCTGCGCCACGGGCACGTGTACCCCGGCAAGAGCCGCTGGACCCAGGCCCATTTTCGCTGGATCGAGCGGATCACCATGGCCACACCGGTTCAGCAGATCGTCTTGCAGGAATATGTGGATACCGTGATCGCGGCCCAGCGTCGCGTGGCCGCCCTGACCGGGCAGATGCGCCAAGCACTGGACAGCTGGTCGCTGCGGCCGGTGGTCGAGGCCCTGATGGCACTGCGCGGCGTGCAGATGATAACCGCCATGACTGTGCTCGCCGAGCTCGGCGATCTCACGCGCTTTGACTCGCCGAGCCAGCTGATGGCATATCTGGGCCTGGTGCCCAGCGAGCACTCGTCCGGTGGTTCACGACGCCAGGGCAGCATTACCAAGACAGGCAACGGCCATGTTCGGCGCGTGCTGGTCGAAGCCGCCTGGGCCTATCGATTCCCGGCGCGTAAAAGTGATGCCATCCAGCGGCGGGCCGAACAGACCAGTGACACCGTCCAAGCCATCGCTTGGCACGCCCAGAAGCGTTTATGCGGGCGTTATCGCCATCTGATCGGCGCCGGCAAGAACACGCCGCTGGCCACCACCGCGGTCGCACGCGAATTGGCCGGCTTTATCTGGGCCATCGCCTGCGAAGTACCGGTCAATCCAGCCGTAGCCGCGTAA